ATCATAAAAGCTCAAGCAACTCGACcgatatatataagtatataaccCAACCTCATtcaactcaaaacaaacacaaacacaaacacaaacctCCGACTTTCGTTGTTGTACTTTGAACTTCAATCTAAGACCAGATCGAGTAATATGACTTTGTCATGGAGAAGGCTGAGACCCGGCCGTCACGCCACGAAACATTCACGGCATGGCGAGGCCGGAGGGGACATTGAACTGACGATACCGAGCCACTTCCGGTGCCCCATCTCGTTGGACTTGATGACAGATCCGGTCACGTTGTCTACCGGGATCACATACGATCGGCAGAGCATTGAGAAATGGATCGAAGCGGGAAATGTGACGTGTCCTACTACAAACCAGGTACTCACAACTCCTGAACCGATCCCGAACCACACCATCAGGAAAATGATACAAGACTGGTGCGTGGAGAAAAAGTCCTTTGGGGTTGAGCGTATTCCCACCCCTCGGATTCCGGTGAGTTCCATGGAAGTATCCGAGATTCTGTCTAGCATTACGTCGTCGGTGGAAAAGAAGGACCGAGTCGGCTGCACAGAGCTGGTGCAGAAGCTCAAGGCGCTGACTAAAGAAAGCGAACGCAACAAGCGGTGCATTGTCGCTAACAGAGCTGCGAGTACATTAGCGGCCGCGTTTGGTGCTTTTTCAACGGCGGGTTCTTTTCATGAGAACGTCGGCGTTTTAGAGGAAATCTTGTCCGCTTTGACTTTGATTTTCCCGCTTGATATGGAGGCCAACGAATATCTTGGATCTACGGATTCGTTGAATGGCATGGTGAGGTTTCTTGACAGCGGAGATTTGTCACAGAGAAGGAACGCAGTCTTGGTTCTAAAAGAggctctttcatttgataagCAAAAGACTAGTTCTTTGGAAGAGATTGAAGGAGCTATGGAAGCCCTAGTGAAGATGATCAAGGAGCCCATTTGCGCTACTTCCACCAAAGCCTCATTGGTCATCATTTACCACATGCTTAATTCCACATCGTCTAGCTCAAGAGAAAACGTAAAAGAAAGATATTTGCAGATGGGATTGGTCTCCATGCTATCGGAATTAGTTGTAGATGCTGAGAGGAGCATTTGTGAAAAGGCATTGGGGGTTCTCGATGCGATATGTGGAAGCAAGCAAGGGAGGGAAGTTGCCCGCCACAATGCCCTGACCATGCCGGTCGTTGTTAAGAAGATGCTTAGGGTTTCGGATTTAGCTACTGAGTTTGCAGTGTCCATTCTATGGAAGCTGTGCAAGAAGGACAAGAGGGAAGACGACGACGAGGAATGTCTTGTACTGGAGGTGCTTCAAGTGGGTGCTTTTCAGAAGCTGTTGTTGCTGTTGCAAGTTGGGTGCCCGGAGAGGACTAAAGAGAAGGCGACCGAGTTGTTGAGGGTGTTGAATCTTCATAGAGCGAGGTCGGAGTGCATTGAGTCCATGGATTTTAAGGAGCTCAAGAGGCCTTTTTAATTCAACTCGATCAAACTAACATTTTGATCAAATTAAGTTTTGATAGAGCTCATGCGGGTTTTTATATTGTACCCTTTTCTCACAGTTACCAATACTGTACAAAAAACACGTACAGAACGTAATTTACATATACGTATATGCATGATTGATGACTATATTTGGCTCTTGAGTTTGTGTTGAATAATTGGTATTGCTGTGTTCTACAATAATTTACATGTTAATTTGAGACTTTGTACTCAAAGCTTTAGGGATGTAAGGTTGTACGTAGTTGGATATCCTACTCATACTGCATGTAAACTACAAGTCATATATGCATGAAGTGTTGAAGTTATACAGCTATTAGTTCCAAATTCCTTCTTTTAATCAGCTTAATTTcactgccaaaaaaaaaatcagcttAATCTATGATAGCAATTGGCAACCCAGTCTTGATGGAATAATGCTGGGTTTGGTCAGCAAGCTTCTAGGAGCCTGAATTGACTGATCCTTCCTTAAAGACAAACCAAATCACGTACACTATATAGCTAGCCCATAACATCTAAGTGATCTAACATATAGAAGATCGAtatatttgcttattttctgTCTTCAACTTGTCTCCATCTCGTAAGACTCATTATAGCAGTCAAATCGCACATTTTGTTCGGGGCTACCCTATCTCTTTGTGTGATATTATAAAGTGCGATAATGAGC
This is a stretch of genomic DNA from Argentina anserina chromosome 4, drPotAnse1.1, whole genome shotgun sequence. It encodes these proteins:
- the LOC126790905 gene encoding U-box domain-containing protein 21-like; translated protein: MTLSWRRLRPGRHATKHSRHGEAGGDIELTIPSHFRCPISLDLMTDPVTLSTGITYDRQSIEKWIEAGNVTCPTTNQVLTTPEPIPNHTIRKMIQDWCVEKKSFGVERIPTPRIPVSSMEVSEILSSITSSVEKKDRVGCTELVQKLKALTKESERNKRCIVANRAASTLAAAFGAFSTAGSFHENVGVLEEILSALTLIFPLDMEANEYLGSTDSLNGMVRFLDSGDLSQRRNAVLVLKEALSFDKQKTSSLEEIEGAMEALVKMIKEPICATSTKASLVIIYHMLNSTSSSSRENVKERYLQMGLVSMLSELVVDAERSICEKALGVLDAICGSKQGREVARHNALTMPVVVKKMLRVSDLATEFAVSILWKLCKKDKREDDDEECLVLEVLQVGAFQKLLLLLQVGCPERTKEKATELLRVLNLHRARSECIESMDFKELKRPF